Part of the Brassica oleracea var. oleracea cultivar TO1000 chromosome C8, BOL, whole genome shotgun sequence genome is shown below.
NNNNNNNNNNNNNNNNNNNNNNNNNNNNNNNNNNNNNNNNNNNNNNNNNNNNNNNAAAAAATCTTCTTTAAGAAATTACTAGTAATTTCTGAGTGTATTTGGGATCGGGGTGTGAGTTGTGAGCTTGTAAAAATTCCCTGGTTAATAATAAAAGATCTGTAGCAGGTCCGGAGACGTAGGCATCATTGGCCGAACTCCGTTAACAATTTGGTGTGTGTGCTTCTTTCCCGCTCCCATAAATTCTGGCTTTCCGCAAAATTTGACCGCGTATTTCCTAACAATCATTTGAATCCTTGCAAAGATCTTCTCTACAGCGTTAGGTCAAAAACATAGGATCTGTCTGAAAACCAATTTCATCTATGTAAACACTGATTATGAATTTTGAAACTAAAAAGGAATAAACTATAACCGTTGTTAATAGTTTTAAGGGTGAACACAAAAACCGAGTATTTACTATTTTAACTATATTTGATATTTTACTAGTTTTATACGAATAATAAAAATTTAGATCTTACTTGATTTGATTTGATTTTATTAAAACGAATATTTGGTATTGAGTACTTGCTAAAAATTGAGTTACTTGTTCCAGTCAATTGCTAAATAATATTCTGATAAAAATAGATATACACGTTTATTTTGTTGTGTTTCCTTGTTTCTTCGTTGAAGTTGATCTTCAATCAACTCCTCTTTCTTCAACGAAGAACGTTCAGATTACTTTCCACTTGTTTTATTTGGATCCCGATGGCCAACGAATCGGAATCTCTGTTTTCACCGTTTCACTTTAACTAATTTTCAAGGGAATCAGTCTTTCTTTGTTGATTATAGCCTTATATGGCGTTTGAAGAAAGCATCTCTGTTTGGAAATTGGCTGGGTTTGATGGAGTTTTGCGGTCACTTCGGAGGAGTTTCAAGAAGAGTTGGCGCTTATAGCGGTCCAACGAATGAACTCTTCAAGCAGACTAAGGCTTCTTTGCTATTAATTCAACGGTGAAAGAGAGCAATTTTGATTAGGAGGTCACGGTTGTGGTGGAAGTATCTTAAGATCGGGAAGACTGAGGCACTAAAACTGAGTATGGATCGTTGCCAACGACCATCAAGGCGGAGGAGTATTGCAAACGGCAGAGCAGTGGCAGAGCGGTGCCGGCGACTTCAAGCTACGCATGAAAGCCGTGTGTCCATTACGCGTCACAAGATGCCAGAAATTAAACACGTGTCCTTGCTTAGGTCTAGAGTAGTCGGTTCACGATGGACTAATTATAATTTTGTTATTAGGCCTCGATGTCTTAAAGCCCGACTTCTGTAAACATGCCCATTAGACTGTTATAATGAAATTTGGAAAAAAAAAAAAAAAAAAACAAAAAAAAAAGAACAAAACCAAGAATCTTTCAATATAGAAATACTATTTACTTTTCACAATAACAAAAATGTATTCTCTAAAAAGTAATTAATGGATAATCAGTAGCGGCCCTGACTTGTAAAGTGCCAGAAGCTATTTGGCAAAAATAGGCTGCAATAACCGTAGGCATGAGCATAAGTTGAACTCATGAAGTTAGGGCTGGGCAAAAAAACCTAATCCGAAGAACCGAACCGAACCCGATCCGAAAAAAGTAGTACCGAATTCGAACCGAAATTGATTAAATATTCGAACGGGTTCAAAATTTTGGTATCCAGAGAACCGAAACCGACCCCGACCCGAACCGAAGTATTTCGGGTACCCGAATGTATCCGAAATAGATTTATATATTTAAATATATTAATTATTTTTCGATTTAATGTATATTAAAAACATCCAAAATATATAAGATACTTTTAAGTTGTCTAAAATACTTGAAAATATATGCAAATAGCCAAAAGTAAATATCTAAAATAGCTAAAATATACTCAAAACACCAAAAATAGTTGAAATATCTGTTGATTCTCTATCAAAATATTCAAACCAATTTTTTTTTTTTGGACAGCAGGACATTCACAGATTCATATTGACTCTGTAAACCAAATCGGCAACTCCGCATCCATATGAACGACGAAAGACAGTTGTTTCCTAGCACTACGTGCCAAGCTATCCGCCCTTTGGTTCTCCGTTCGGGGAACATGGATGATGTCTGAGTTGAAGAAGCTCTTTCGAAAAAGCTTGATATCTTCCAGATAGGTTTCAAATGCTGGTCATTCTTCTGGTCCGAAACCATCTTCACCAATTGAGAACAATCTATTGCAAACGTAACCTGAAACTGTCGTAAGTTCTTCATACATTCAAACCAATCTATATGTTAAGTTTAGGTATTCTAACATATGTTATTCAAATTTATATGTAATATAGTATTTTATTTATAGATTTTGAGAAATTTAAACTATATATTGAATTTTAAAATTTTAAAAATCATTTAAATGGATTATCCGAACCCGAACCGAACCCGCAAAGATCCGAACCGAAATTTAGAAATACCTGAATGGGGCTGAAATTTTTAACCCCGAAAATCCGAAATCCGAATAAACTCGAACCGAACCAGAATGAGTACCCGAACGCCCACCCTTGAGTTTGGGTACCTAATATTAATATTAATACCACTAGACTAAATTTTTTTTAAAGAAATTAAGACCGAAAATTATTTTTATATTATTTAAAGACTGGAAACTCATGCTTCTACAACTTCCTCTCAGCTCAGGCCTGTGGATAATATCAATCAGAGTAGCTAAACTTTTTTAATAATTTTTAACTGTTTTAAACTTACAAATTTCTGAATTATACTATTTGATATCAAAAATAAGTATTTGAAAATTTGAAACAAATTCGGGACGAGCAACGAAACACGAGGAACGAGTAATTGTCCCTAGCCCTAGCCCTAGTTAATATAAAGTTCTTGTCTCGTCGTATAAAAAGATCAAAGAGACGTATTCATTAGGGTCAAACTCATAAATAGTAAATATCTAAGAGCATGATTAGGGTCGAACTTTGATAATCTTTCTTGCGCTCTCTAACGCCGACGAGCCACCGCGAAAACATCAACCACTCAATGCCGCCGCCGCCGTCGCTTTCCTCACTTCCCATCGAAATCGTCTTGGAAATCTTAGCTCGCGTCCCGAAACGCTTTCACCCGACCCTCTCTTGCGTCTCCAAGACCTTCCGCCGTCTTCTTCGTTCCCCGGAGATACACAAGATTCGCTCTCTCCTCCGCAGAGACTCGCTCTTCATCTGCTTCGTCGAAAAAACAGATCAACAGTGGTTCTCTCTCCGAAGAGCCGAGAATAACAACCCGACGACGGAGAAGAACCACTTCGTCTCCATCGACCTCGCGTTCCCTTGTCAGACCGAGAAAGAGCCCTCCGTCGTCGCCATAGGGGCGGAGATCTTCTTTATCTGCGGATCGTTCTATCCTTCGTCAGCCATGTGGGTTCTTGATTCAAGAACGGGGACGTTTCGCCGAGGACCTAGCTCGAGAGCTGCTAGGCTATGCAAAAGCGTGGGTGTGGTCGGGAGCAAGGTGTACGTGATCGGGAGCTATAGAGACGACGAGATACACGTGGAGTCATTTGACGCGAGGACGAACACGTGGGAGCTAGCGCCAGTTCCTGAGGATCAAGGTTGGTGGAGTTCGGATGCGACCGTGTCGTTAAACAGGAAAGTCTGTGCGTTACATTTCTCTAGCGATGCTAATTGCTACGATACTAGAGACGGGTCTTGTGAGCGTTTAGGTTTGCCTAAGGGTGAACGGTTGTGGAGAAGTAGAACGGGTGCTTATGTGATGAACAATGTGCTCTACGTTTATTACGCTAGGTTTGGGTTGATGTGGTATGACTCTGAGATGAGGCTATGGAGAGTTGTTAATGGTTTGAGTCATCTCAACAAGGTCCGGTCTGTTGCAATGGCGGAGTATTATGGAAAGCTGGCGTTCTTGTGGGAAGATGAGGTTGGTGTTAGTGGTGGAACGAAGGAGGTTTGGTGTAGAATGATTGCTTTGGAGAGGAGTGAAGAAGGGGTTGATGGGATTGCTGAAGCGTCTCAACTTCTGGGGAGCGTCCCTCGTGGCTATATACTCCGGCATTGTCTCTCTGTTTCAGATTAGAGAGAGTAGAGTGTCCCTCGTAGCTATAGATAAAATGTCCTTATGAACTACTTTGTTATAGATCCACCAGCCTTATATGAACTTTAGACATGTGCTTTTGTCATAGGATCTCATTGATTAAGCCAAGGATGTTTCTCCTCTATATTTTCAGCAGTAGTAACATATTCAATTCTTGAACTCTTGCTTTCTACAACTATTCGTTTAGGTCGTTTGTATGATATTAGATTTGTAGATTCTCTCACATATAGTGGTTGCTACTTGCAAACACTGGAACTGGACTATGTGCTCTGTTTTTGTTAGTGATGAACAAATTCCCACGACTTATATCCCATGTCCTGAAAGTATTTACAATAAGATGGTTTGATATCTTTGGAACTGACTTGTGTCTCACGTTTCCTTAAAAATGCTAGCTTCGTCTTGCAATTATCTTAATATTGATGCAAAACCGAAAATACTAGAGGATCAGTTGTTACTGTTGAACAATAGTGAAAGATCATTTTATTAGGTTAATAAAGACCATTGTGTTTTACTATGACCTGGTTCCCAAGGTCTCCGATAGCTTCTGTAAGTTTTTTTTCCTCTTAATTTTATCTTTAATTAAATAATTTGATTATGTAGCTGATCCGGTGAGAGCTCACCATTTGCTTGTATTCACTCAACAACGGCTTAGATTGTAGTAATGTTTTTTTTCCTTAACAGATTGTAAGTCAACCACACAAGCGTGGTTGAGTTGTACAATCAAAACCGAACCTAAATAACCAAAATCTAACCAAAACTTTCAAATACACGAACAACACTATATTTTTATATCTAAAATAACCGAACAAACATCAACAGTGAACCCAACGGATACTAGAATATATAAAATATTAATTGTCATACTATTAGTTGAAAATACACTTAAATGAAAACATTATAATTTAATTGGTTCTACAATGTGACATGTCAAATGTGTCATGTACTGATGACTCAAATGTGACTCATTTCCACGTAGGATTATTCTTTTAAAACTTGCTGACATGAATATTGCGAGATTAACTTAACTAAATCATTATTAATTACCGTAATTTCAATCACGATTCATGTTATCCTAATCAAAACTCGCTAAGTTATTAAGATGTTAATCATTTGGTTTAATATGATATTATAAGTTTAATGTATATTCTAAACATATATTTGTCATATATTTTTAATTTGAACCACACATATACTTATCATTTAATTTAGTGTTTAAGTTACATATAATGTTTATGTGATATATATGGTTGGGATACATAATTTTGGTATTTTTGAGTATTTAAGAATTACTTGGTAAATAATATTCAAATAAAAAAGGACATGAAAGTTTATTTTCTTTACTCTTTTAAGGAGAAAACACTAGAGTTACTCTAAATAATTATTTGTACATATTATAAGAAGAAAACTGAACAAAAACACGAGTCACTCGATATAGGAACATTATCTACTTTTCACTATAACAAAAAGTGTATTCTGTAAGCAAGTAACCGATAATATCAAGTAGAGTAGCTAATTTTTAATACTTTTTAATTGTTTTATACTTAAAAATTTCTCAATTCTAGTACTTGGTATCCCACTTGAAAACAATGAATACTTGAAAATTTAAAACAAACTAGATTTTGACCCGCCCTTATATTTTTTGTTTTATAATATTTTTAAAAAAAATTAATTTTCATATTTTTGCTAATTATATTGAATTTGTGGTATTTTTTTAATTATTAAAGTTGTGATGTTGTACTTTGACCAAAAAATAAAATAAAAAGTTGTGATGTTGTATAACTATACACCTGGTCATAGTCATTATGTGTAATTTTGTATTGATGAAATATAATAGTGCACTACACCATTCACGTAACCGTTTAAAACAACATAACATGAAAAAATATAATGTGGTTACCGTCTAGGAAAATAGAAATTCTATGTATACTAAATCACAAGTCACCTAGCCAATCATATTATGACACATAATTTCTATTTAGTATTTAAAAAAATTACAAAAAAAAGATAACAAAGATAAAAACAGAAAACGGCAAAGGTAAACACGTTCTTATATCTTAACAACCAAATTACGTGTTAATTTTTTATATACTTAAAATATTTACTAAAATCCAAATGTTTGCTTAGCCCATCTCACTCCCAACTGTTTTACACCCACGCCTCCACTATCCCCGTCACCAGCAATCTCTAGAAAAGAAGTTTCATTCTTTCATTTATATTTGTGCAGTATTTTCTGTCTGCCTATTGATTCATAAGCAAGAAAAAAGCAGATTGTAAAATTCCCGAACGTGTCTTTGCCATAGATAGATTCCCGAAAAGACGATTGAACATCTACTCAAAACTGGATTTTTGTGGTCAAAAAACGGCCGATGCCCACAATCACTCCACTCCCTCCTATCCCTGACCATAAAACCTCCACCGGAAGCCTGCTGATCCCTGACCCTAACAATCTCCCCATCAACCCTTCCACTAGTGACCTACTTAATGCTGACCACATGCTCACACGGCCACCAACCACGTCTGACCACAACCACTGTCACCTCTGAAGACACCACAACTAACTATGTCCACACTTCACCTAAACACATCTATGTTTCTGCTGTCACTGACCATGCCTTACCTGACCACACTTTCACTCCACAAAAGACTATCTGACCACAAAAGAGACCGAGCATTTAATGAACGTCGACGTCCTTACCTTTTTCATGCTACTTGTACTATGTTAATCACCAGCCATCAGATCTATCTTAAAATAAAACAATCTAATGGTCCAGCTTTAAGCCCATAACTCCATAAACCTGTCTGCGTTAATGCCAAAATAGCTTTATGTAACAAGTTTTTAAAAATGGACGAGACTAGTGTGCTTTCAATCTCAAACAGGTTTAGCAAACCAAAGGTAATTTGGTCCAACAAAGTCATAAAAACAAGCTCAAAGTACACTTCAAGCAAGAAGTATATGAACTAGAAAAGACACAAGCCCAAAGTATGTCATTGTGTGAATTTCTCAAAAAAGCACATCTTCTATATACTCATATCCACAATACCGATGTTGGCATGCAACGTTTCTCTCCAAGGAAAATTTGTATTTGGTAATTCATATCATATCCTCTTAAATTTTTTCTTGCTCAATCTCTCTGGATCTCACTCTTTTCTCTACTTCCACTACGATCTCTGTATATCAAGACTTTTTCGCTCACATCACATGCAAAGTTTCTCTTCGAAGAACCTAGGATTGTATCTCCTTTTTTCCAAATATAAAACTCTGAGAAATGAAAGGAAAAATGGAAGACATCAAGGTCGTAGCCAGTTTTTGCTTGCATTAATTTCTTTTATAATATTTTAATGTTCTCTTTTTATCAAAACTATACATTGTTTTTTTGGGGTCAAAAACTATACACTGTTTTAGTCATATTTTCTGGAGCTAGATAAAACGAATACTGAAGTTGGAAGTTCTGCATGAAACAAAACTGTTAGATTTTTTTTATGTTTGTGTTTTTCTATAGTTTACGTGTTAGTGATTGAATGCAGTACTAATTTTTGTGGAAAAATGGAAGATATCAAGGTTTTCTGTAAGTGTACACTTCTGCATCCAACAAAAACATAACCGGAGAGGGAAAAAGGACAAAAGTAAAACTCAGCTTTGACAAGAAGTAAGAAATTTCGCACGGGGTGGTATACTAGTATTATAATAATCTATTGACACATTCACGTAACCGTTAAAACAAAGTAACATAGAAATAGAACATATTATTATAACTGTTCGTTATCTCATGCACTAAATCATTTGCGTAACCGTTTTTGTTAAAGGAGAAATAGAAGGTGGTTAGTATTTAAATATAGTTCCACACAACTTTTATCAATAGGACATGTTAAAACAGATACGGGAAGAGTAACGTGTATAACACCAGTACGAGTAATTCTCCGCCGCCCTAGGGCCCCTGGTTAATACAAAGTTCTAGTCTCGTCGTATAAAAAGATAAAAGAGTCGTATTCATTTGTGTCAAACTTTCCCTAAATAGTAAGTATCTAAAGTCTCGTATCCATTCATTTGCCGCTCTCTAACGCCGACGGGCCACCGCGAAAACATCAACCACTCAATGTCGTCGCCGCCGTCGTTTTCCTCACTTCCCATCGACATCGTCTTGGAAATTTTAGCTCGCGTCCCGAAACGCTTTCACCCGACCGTCTCTTGCGTCTCCAAGAACTTCCGCCGTCTTCTTCGTTCGCCGGAGATACACAAGATTCGCTCTCTCCTCCGCAAAGACTCACTCTTCATCTGCTTCGTCGGGAAAACGGGTGCGCAATGGTTCACTCTCCGAAGAGCCGAGAATAACAACCCGACGACAGAGAAGAATCGCTTCGTCTCCATCGACCTCGCGTTTCCTTCTCAGACCGAGCAAGAACCCTGCGTCGTCGCCATAGGCCCGGAGATATTCTTTATCTGTGGATCATTCAATCCTTCGTCAGCCATGTGGATTCTTGATTCAAGAACCGGGACGTTTCGCCAAGGACCTAGCTCGAGAGCTGATAGGTTATGCAGAAGCGTGGGTGTAGTCGGGAACAAGGTGTACGTGATCGGGATCTATAGAGACGCCGACGAGATGCACGTGGAGTCATTTGACGTGAAGACGCTGACATCGGAACTAGCGCCGGTTCCTGAGGATCAAGGCTGGTGGTGGAGTTCGGCCCCAACTGTGTCGTGGAACAGGAAAGTTTGTGCGTTACGTGTTTCTGGCAATGCTAGGTGCTACGATCCTATTGACGGGTCTTGTGAGAGTTTAGGTTTGGCTACTAAGGATAAATGGTTGTGGAGAACGGGTGCTTGTGTGATGAACAATGTGCTCTACGTTTATTACGCTAGGTTCGGGCTGATGTGGTATGACTACGAGATGAGGCTATGGAGAGTGGTTAGTGGTTTGAGTCATCTCAAAAAGGTTCGGTCTGTTGCGATGGCGGAGTATTACGGAAAGTTGGCCTTCTTGTGGGAAGATGAGGAGGTTGGTGTGAGTGGTGAAATGAAAGAGGTTTGGTGTAGAATGATTGCTTTGGAGAGGAAAGAAGAAGGAGTTGATGGGATGGCTGAAGCGTCTCAACTTCTGGGGAGTGTCCTTCGTGGCTATAGGTTTCATCATTGTCTCTCTGTTTCAGATTAAAGAGAATAAAGTGTCCCTCGTTGCTATAGATAGAATGTCCTTATGAACTACTTTGTCAATATACATATTCAAATGATGTTTCTTTACATTCCTACTTCTATGTTTAATTAGTTTGATTGTCAGATACATGGACTTGTCCTCTATATTTTCAGCAGTAGTATCATATTCAATTCTTGAACTCTTGCATTCTACAACTATTCGGTTAGGTCGTTTGTATGATATTAGATTTGTAGATTCTCTCACCTAGTGGTTTGCAACTTGCAAACACTGGAACTGGACTATATATGTGCTTTGTTTTTTGTTAATGATGAACAAATGCGGACGACTTATATCCCATGTCCTGAAAGTATTTACAATAACATGGTTTGGTATATATGTTTGGAACTGACTTGTATTTCACGTTTCCTTAAAAATGCTAGCTTCTTCTTGCAATGATCTGAATATTTATGCAAAACCGAAAAAAACTAGAGGATCAGTTGTTATTGTTGAACAATCATCTACGTCTGTAAACTGAAACGAACGTCTAGATCTTCAGAGACTGAATATTAAGTCTGCATAGAAAAATCTACAAAAATGTGAATTTGTGTATTATTCTTTGAGTTTTTTTTTAGTTTTTTTTGTTTGACAGTGTGTGTTAGTTAATCCTAATGGGTTTGAGTGGTTTTGAAAAGAAAATGTTTTATAATTATGAAAGTGTAATTCATTTGATTTGACAATATTGTTAGCTAATAATTGTAGACTTATTTGTAAGTCTTCGTTTATAGTTTTATGAAACATGAAATATTTCTTTGCTGATTATTTAAATCTGTATTTTTTGGCAGGAAATGGCTTGTACGGAGAATGGGTGGTGAAAGGCTCTTTGCGGGAGTTTGTGGTCAATAATCGGAAATGAGGGAGAATGTTTCTTATGTCGGGTTGTTTTACACATGGTGAACTTCTTGAAATGGCACTAGAAGATTATGGTCTGGACAAAAAAATTTTGTGGTTTAGTAAACTTCATATGAAGTCTACTAGCTTTAGTAAACTTTTTTGGAAGTCTACACTATTTGATAATTTTCAGATATGAAAAAATCTATACATTTTGAAATTTGAAAATAATTTTAAATCTGAAAAAACTTTTCAAAATAGAATTTATAAGATAAACTAGTAGCAAATTAATGCACAGAGCTTGATCTATAAATTTATTTGAATATAAACATATAAATACATATTTAAAATCTATTAATCTAAAACTTACATTTTTAGAGGAGAAATGAAATCCATGAGTGATAATGCTTACAAAAAAAGATAATATTGTTAGAAATAAATAACATAAAAATACACATTTAAAATCTATAGATCTAAAACTTACATTTTTTAAAGGAGAAGATGAAAACCATGAATGATAATATCTAAAATGACAAAATAACATTGTGAGAAAAACTTGAGAAAATTTTAAAGAGAAAGAAGAGAAATGAGAGAGTTTTTAAAAGAATTGAGAGAATTTTAGGTAGAAGGAAGAGAGTTTTAGAGAGAAGTGAGAGAGTTTTAAAAACTTATGCAGCCACTTTAGAGAGAGACTGTATTAATTTTTTTTATATAGGGAGACAAAAATGTAACTAGGTTAAAATTTACGATGCTGTAGACTTCTTTTGAAGTCTAATAAAATTAAAATTTTGTATTAGATTTTACTATAACATAGTAGACCTTTTTAGAAGTCTACTATAATAATTTTATTATTGTTGCTTATTCTTTATTATTTTAATAATTTCAATATATGATTTACTAAATTTATTTATTTATTTTTTAATAGTTATAGTTTATGATTTCATTTTTTATTTTTAAGGAACTTAACTTAGTTTAAATTTAATTATTTTTTGTAAAAAAAAAATGAAAAATATAGACTAAAAAGACGTCTTCAAAAAATAGACTTTATTGTAGGTCTACGATACACTAAACCACAAATTTTAAACCCTAAATGTTTTGCTTGATAATCAAAAAATCTCAATTATACAAAATATAAACTACTAAACATTAATATGCAGATTTAAGTTAATAAAAAAAAATCTAAAATCTAACCCTATGAAATCAACCACTAAAAGACATAACATGTTAGAACTTTTTGTTTCTAAACTATGAACATTGTCTAACACATGATAACCAAATTAGTATATATTCTTCAAAAATTGTTCAATTATGTGAAATTTTAATTTATTTACTTCATATTATCCATTATATTGATGATTAGTTAAAAATATCACAATAATTATTTTTATACATTATCAAAATTAAATTATTAGATCAAATTAGAGTGTAGACTCTGAAATAAGTCTATAAGGTAGACTTCGTAGGAAGTCTATATATATGTAGACTTCTTTTATTACGTGTAGACTTCCGAAGGATAAAAACGTAAAATATATTTCTGTTTTTTTTTTGTCATAAGGGTTAAATAATACTTTCACTATTCCTTTAGATTGGCTTTGCATTTGACTGAAAGTGGGGTACATTTTTAGGTTTGACTGGAATATTTAGGTTGTTTTTAGCAAATGTCCCTCATTTTATTAGGTTAATATATAAGAACCATTGTGTTTTACTATGATCTGGCTTCGAAGGTCTCGGATAACTTCTTGAAGTTTTTTTCCTCTTTATTTTTATCTTTAATTAAATAATTTGATTATGTATAGTAGCTGATCCTGCTCAGCATTTGCTTGTATTCAATCAATACCGGCTTAGATTGTAATGTTTTTTTTTTCTCAACAGATTGTAAGTGTGACTTTTTAAGTCAAAGATACTTGATAGGTAAGTCAAAAGAAAATAAGGGTTTTTTCCTTTAGGAAATATATAAAACAATACAAATTAGGTAGTTTATAAAATATATCATTTGAAGTAATTTGTATAAGATTTTCTTTACCATAAAAGGTTCTTTGTATTTTTTTTTAGTGGAAATTATCATATCCAACTCAACAATTAGATAGATTTTGTGATTACACTTGTAGATAAGATTTGAACGCAGTAAATGAGAAATTGCATTTTGTAATATTTCAATTAGCAGATATAAGATGCTTCTGTCTGAAATTTAGCACATAAATCATATTTAACAAAGTTTTCTTCTTCAATAACAAAGATTCTTGTAAGGATAATAAATCTAGCAAAATGAGTCAGCCTTCCGTGATTATCGCAACTGCTAGCTACGATTTTACAATCCGATTCTGGGAAGCCCAATCCGCTAGCTGTTACCGTGCCATCAACTATCCTGCTGTGGTCTCTCTCTCTATATATATATATATATATCTTGATAATAATGAAAACTTTCACTTTATCTAAAACATTTTTC
Proteins encoded:
- the LOC106310003 gene encoding F-box/kelch-repeat protein At2g44700-like, which produces MSSPPSFSSLPIDIVLEILARVPKRFHPTVSCVSKNFRRLLRSPEIHKIRSLLRKDSLFICFVGKTGAQWFTLRRAENNNPTTEKNRFVSIDLAFPSQTEQEPCVVAIGPEIFFICGSFNPSSAMWILDSRTGTFRQGPSSRADRLCRSVGVVGNKVYVIGIYRDADEMHVESFDVKTLTSELAPVPEDQGWWWSSAPTVSWNRKVCALRVSGNARCYDPIDGSCESLGLATKDKWLWRTGACVMNNVLYVYYARFGLMWYDYEMRLWRVVSGLSHLKKVRSVAMAEYYGKLAFLWEDEEVGVSGEMKEVWCRMIALERKEEGVDGMAEASQLLGSVLRGYRFHHCLSVSD
- the LOC106310004 gene encoding F-box/kelch-repeat protein At2g44630-like encodes the protein MPPPPSLSSLPIEIVLEILARVPKRFHPTLSCVSKTFRRLLRSPEIHKIRSLLRRDSLFICFVEKTDQQWFSLRRAENNNPTTEKNHFVSIDLAFPCQTEKEPSVVAIGAEIFFICGSFYPSSAMWVLDSRTGTFRRGPSSRAARLCKSVGVVGSKVYVIGSYRDDEIHVESFDARTNTWELAPVPEDQGWWSSDATVSLNRKVCALHFSSDANCYDTRDGSCERLGLPKGERLWRSRTGAYVMNNVLYVYYARFGLMWYDSEMRLWRVVNGLSHLNKVRSVAMAEYYGKLAFLWEDEVGVSGGTKEVWCRMIALERSEEGVDGIAEASQLLGSVPRGYILRHCLSVSD